One region of Bacillus zhangzhouensis genomic DNA includes:
- a CDS encoding PhoH family protein — MSKIYVLDTNVLLQDPNSIFSFEDNEVVIPAVVLEEVDSKKRYMDEVGQNARRVSRLIDGLRSKGKLHEKITLESKGTLRIELNHRSFHELQEIFIEKTNDNRILAVAKNLSLEEETKPQGRPVILVSKDVLVRVKADAIGLQAEDFLSDRVLQNEDIDNGYHELYIPTERLNTFYKQSQLPIKEITSVPLNPHQFAIMKGNEGGSAIGMIDQKAEHVKRLIYDQEHVWGIRPKNVQQTMALELLLRRDIPLVTLIGKAGTGKTLLALAAGLMQTEDLGMFKKLIVARSIVPVGKDLGYLPGEKEEKLRPWMQPIYDNLEFLFNTKKTGELDAILAGIGSIQVEALTYIRGRSIPDQFIIIDEAQNLTKHEVKTLLTRVGEGSKIVLMGDPEQIDHPYLDSLNNGLTYVIERFKGQQISGHVKLVKGERSGLAQLAADLL, encoded by the coding sequence CTGAGTAAAATTTATGTATTAGACACAAATGTGTTATTACAGGATCCGAATTCAATCTTTTCATTTGAAGACAACGAGGTCGTCATTCCGGCTGTTGTGTTAGAAGAAGTAGACTCGAAAAAGAGATACATGGACGAGGTTGGGCAAAACGCCCGGCGCGTCTCACGTTTAATCGACGGTTTGAGATCGAAAGGGAAACTGCATGAAAAAATTACGCTAGAGTCAAAAGGGACGCTACGCATCGAGCTGAATCACCGCTCTTTCCATGAGCTTCAAGAAATTTTTATTGAAAAAACGAACGATAATCGGATTTTGGCTGTCGCGAAAAATTTGAGCTTAGAGGAAGAAACAAAGCCACAAGGCCGGCCTGTCATTTTGGTCAGTAAAGATGTCTTAGTCAGGGTAAAGGCAGATGCCATAGGCCTCCAAGCTGAAGACTTCTTAAGTGACCGTGTGCTGCAAAATGAAGACATTGATAATGGCTATCATGAGCTCTATATACCGACGGAGCGATTGAATACATTTTATAAGCAAAGTCAATTGCCAATAAAAGAAATCACAAGTGTACCATTAAACCCTCACCAATTTGCCATTATGAAAGGGAATGAAGGCGGCTCTGCTATAGGAATGATTGATCAAAAAGCAGAGCACGTGAAACGGCTTATTTATGACCAAGAACATGTTTGGGGAATCCGTCCGAAAAATGTTCAGCAGACGATGGCCCTAGAGCTGCTATTGCGGCGTGATATACCGCTTGTGACATTGATCGGAAAAGCGGGAACTGGTAAAACACTGCTTGCACTGGCAGCCGGATTAATGCAGACAGAGGATCTCGGCATGTTTAAAAAACTGATCGTAGCCCGTTCCATTGTTCCTGTCGGCAAGGACTTAGGCTACTTGCCAGGTGAAAAGGAAGAGAAACTCAGACCATGGATGCAGCCGATCTATGACAACCTAGAATTTTTATTTAATACAAAAAAAACTGGTGAACTTGATGCGATTTTGGCGGGAATTGGTTCTATTCAAGTGGAAGCTTTAACGTATATCCGCGGAAGAAGTATCCCTGATCAATTTATTATCATTGACGAGGCGCAGAATTTAACGAAACACGAGGTAAAAACATTATTAACACGAGTCGGAGAGGGAAGTAAAATTGTGCTGATGGGGGACCCGGAGCAGATCGATCACCCTTATTTAGACAGCTTAAATAATGGGCTTACGTATGTTATTGAGCGGTTCAAAGGACAGCAAATATCTGGACATGTCAAGCTTGTCAAAGGAGAAAGATCTGGACTTGCACAGCTTGCAGCTGATTTGCTATAG
- a CDS encoding peptidyl-prolyl cis-trans isomerase: MSIIQIKGKVKYKITIDPSVWIFDDRKFLMDSFFEKSAANEENQLDQELDQERVIREGQTLPPTLKTEKKYEKERLVTGSFGMKLGDMLKNAEPLEHADTCEFVTEAGTIAVPLSQAMESIAHFSQNGKPITEEGPIHVYFADQSNLTQPIKGVKELIIT, encoded by the coding sequence ATGAGCATCATTCAAATTAAGGGGAAAGTAAAGTACAAGATCACCATTGATCCAAGTGTATGGATTTTTGATGACCGCAAATTTTTAATGGATTCTTTTTTTGAAAAAAGCGCAGCAAATGAAGAAAATCAGCTCGATCAGGAGCTTGACCAAGAGCGAGTGATCAGAGAAGGGCAAACACTTCCACCCACTTTAAAAACAGAGAAGAAGTACGAAAAGGAAAGACTCGTCACAGGCAGCTTCGGAATGAAGCTGGGTGATATGCTGAAAAATGCAGAACCGCTTGAACATGCAGATACATGCGAATTTGTCACAGAAGCAGGGACAATTGCTGTGCCGCTTTCTCAGGCAATGGAAAGCATTGCACACTTCAGCCAAAATGGGAAGCCTATAACAGAAGAAGGACCAATCCACGTTTATTTCGCGGATCAGTCCAACCTTACTCAGCCGATAAAAGGTGTCAAAGAACTCATCATTACATAA
- the glsA gene encoding glutaminase A: MACRNNEELQRFVAEAKKVAKDGKVASYIPALAKADQSDLSVAVYHVSNTCHSAGDVDKRFTLQSISKVLTLALVLSEEGPKKVFQFVGQEPTGDPFNSMIKLETASPNKPLNPMINAGALAVTSLIRGATPQDQLNRLLGFIRELANDKSITYCKETAASEFETSMINRAMCYYMKQYHIIRGNVEEVMDVYTKQCAIMMNSLDLAKIACVFSLDGRHPETGQQILSKDVARICKTFMVTCGMYNASGEFAINIGIPAKSGVSGGIMGAAPYDFGIGIFGPALDKKGNSIAGIKLLKLMSEKYEMSIF; this comes from the coding sequence ATGGCATGTCGCAACAATGAAGAGCTTCAGCGATTTGTAGCAGAAGCAAAAAAAGTGGCCAAAGATGGCAAAGTAGCATCCTATATTCCCGCTCTCGCCAAAGCGGATCAATCGGATTTATCTGTGGCTGTGTACCATGTGAGTAATACTTGCCACTCGGCAGGAGATGTAGATAAACGCTTTACCCTGCAAAGTATTTCTAAAGTATTAACCCTTGCGCTCGTGCTTTCAGAAGAAGGGCCAAAAAAAGTCTTTCAATTTGTTGGACAAGAGCCAACAGGTGACCCATTTAATTCAATGATTAAGCTGGAAACAGCAAGTCCGAATAAGCCGCTGAATCCAATGATTAATGCAGGAGCGCTTGCAGTTACAAGCTTAATAAGAGGAGCGACTCCGCAAGATCAGCTGAACCGCCTGCTTGGCTTTATCAGAGAACTCGCAAATGACAAAAGCATTACATACTGCAAGGAAACAGCCGCATCCGAATTTGAGACATCAATGATCAACCGGGCTATGTGTTATTATATGAAGCAATATCATATTATTAGAGGGAACGTAGAAGAGGTCATGGACGTGTATACGAAACAATGTGCCATCATGATGAACAGCTTAGATTTGGCAAAAATCGCCTGTGTTTTTTCATTAGATGGCAGACATCCAGAGACGGGGCAGCAAATACTTTCAAAAGATGTCGCTAGAATTTGTAAAACCTTTATGGTGACGTGCGGAATGTACAATGCAAGCGGGGAATTTGCCATTAATATCGGCATACCCGCTAAAAGCGGTGTTTCAGGCGGGATTATGGGAGCAGCACCATATGATTTTGGGATCGGAATTTTCGGTCCTGCGCTGGATAAGAAAGGAAATAGTATTGCTGGAATTAAGCTGCTTAAGCTTATGAGTGAAAAATATGAGATGAGTATCTTTTAA
- a CDS encoding YlaN family protein has translation MASEILVDHRQKALALLKLDADKILKLIQVQMDNLTMPQCPLYEEVLDTQMFGLSREIDFAVRLGLVDQQEGKKLLDKLERELSALHDAFTKK, from the coding sequence TTGGCGTCAGAAATTTTAGTCGATCATCGGCAAAAAGCACTGGCTTTATTAAAATTGGATGCAGATAAAATTTTAAAATTGATCCAAGTGCAAATGGACAACTTAACGATGCCGCAATGTCCTCTTTATGAAGAGGTTTTAGATACTCAAATGTTCGGATTATCGAGAGAAATTGATTTTGCTGTCCGGCTTGGATTAGTCGATCAACAAGAAGGCAAGAAACTACTCGATAAACTTGAGAGAGAGCTCTCCGCACTTCATGATGCGTTCACAAAAAAATAA